One region of Chryseobacterium muglaense genomic DNA includes:
- a CDS encoding ExbD/TolR family protein — MAQVQVQDKSAKGGKVRSKKNNPAVDMTPMVDLNFLLLMFFMFTSTFSKPNVMDLGLPAKPDPTKPQPPPTEIDLSNSITLLLGKDNRVFWHQQDQVGLNDQTMTETSFDREGIREIIKQAKARAKKKDLFTVIIKPTDDAVYKNFVDILDEMAITKSERYGVTDLKPYEKAVYDKKVGN, encoded by the coding sequence ATGGCACAAGTACAAGTACAGGATAAGAGCGCCAAAGGTGGCAAAGTTCGTTCCAAGAAAAACAACCCTGCCGTCGATATGACGCCAATGGTTGACCTTAATTTCTTACTATTGATGTTCTTTATGTTTACATCAACGTTTAGTAAACCGAATGTGATGGATTTAGGGCTTCCGGCAAAACCGGATCCAACTAAGCCTCAACCACCACCAACAGAAATTGATTTATCCAATTCTATCACTTTGCTTTTAGGAAAAGATAATAGAGTGTTCTGGCACCAGCAAGACCAAGTCGGTCTTAATGATCAGACGATGACTGAAACTTCTTTCGACAGAGAAGGAATTAGAGAAATTATCAAGCAAGCAAAAGCCAGAGCTAAAAAGAAAGATCTGTTTACAGTGATTATTAAGCCAACGGATGATGCAGTATATAAAAACTTTGTAGACATTCTTGATGAGATGGCGATTACAAAAAGCGAAAGATATGGGGTAACCGATCTTAAGCCTTATGAAAAAGCTGTATACGATAAGAAAGTGGGTAACTAA
- the bshB1 gene encoding bacillithiol biosynthesis deacetylase BshB1 has product MKTDILAFGAHPDDVELGCGGTIAKLISEGKTCVIVDLTKGELGTRGTDQTRKEEATEAAKILGVAARENLGLKDGFLVNSEEYQMEIVKMIRKYRPEIVLANAIDDRHPDHAKAAKLVSDACFLAGLRKIETILDGEAQEVWRPKQVFHYIQWKHIQPEFVIDISEHLEKKLEACMAFKTQFYDPTSKEPETPITSKDFYESLTYRAQDLGRLSGVAYAEGFTSEKLIAMKNFDGIVW; this is encoded by the coding sequence ATGAAAACAGATATTTTGGCTTTTGGAGCTCATCCCGATGATGTAGAATTAGGATGTGGTGGAACAATAGCAAAATTAATTTCGGAAGGAAAAACCTGTGTTATTGTTGATTTAACGAAAGGTGAGCTTGGAACAAGAGGAACCGATCAGACAAGAAAAGAAGAAGCTACAGAAGCTGCCAAAATTTTGGGGGTTGCTGCTAGAGAAAATTTGGGATTGAAAGACGGCTTCCTTGTCAACTCTGAAGAATATCAGATGGAGATTGTAAAAATGATCCGCAAATACAGGCCAGAAATCGTTTTAGCTAATGCAATTGATGATAGACATCCGGATCATGCAAAAGCAGCGAAATTAGTGTCGGATGCGTGCTTTTTAGCTGGACTAAGGAAAATTGAAACAATACTTGACGGAGAAGCTCAGGAAGTGTGGAGACCAAAACAAGTTTTTCATTACATTCAATGGAAACATATTCAGCCGGAATTTGTTATTGATATTTCAGAACATCTTGAAAAAAAGCTGGAGGCCTGTATGGCATTTAAAACTCAGTTTTATGATCCAACTTCTAAAGAACCCGAAACGCCAATTACATCAAAAGACTTTTATGAGAGCTTAACATACCGTGCTCAGGATTTGGGACGACTTTCGGGAGTTGCTTATGCTGAGGGATTTACGTCTGAGAAGTTAATTGCAATGAAAAATTTTGATGGAATTGTTTGGTAA
- a CDS encoding DUF308 domain-containing protein, producing the protein MMFNWLSLIAGICYVALGIVMMVYKFLEPIYAYALGAVLILYGIFRIWRAISKFRNTAEDED; encoded by the coding sequence ATGATGTTCAACTGGTTATCTTTAATCGCAGGAATTTGTTACGTTGCCTTAGGGATCGTAATGATGGTTTATAAATTCCTCGAGCCTATATATGCATATGCTCTGGGAGCAGTACTTATACTTTACGGAATCTTCAGAATCTGGAGAGCAATATCGAAATTCAGAAATACAGCCGAAGATGAAGATTAG
- a CDS encoding ExbD/TolR family protein produces the protein MARIKPKRHGVVTDMTAMCDVTFLLLTFFIMTTQFKKPDVEQIKPPSSISEKLLPDASLMTINATPDGKFYFQPVENAKERLELLEKMGEKYKVTFDDKQKASFQKVQAIGVPMSQLRSYLDLPEDEQKNYKSPTGIPMDSTNKQLTDWVEQSLSVNPDYKLAIKGDVTTEYPKVKSLFEGLRDINFLKFWLITAQEGKPNE, from the coding sequence ATGGCGAGAATTAAACCAAAAAGACATGGTGTAGTGACCGATATGACGGCAATGTGCGACGTTACGTTCCTACTACTTACGTTCTTTATTATGACCACTCAGTTTAAAAAACCTGATGTGGAGCAAATCAAACCGCCATCTTCAATCTCAGAGAAGTTGCTTCCTGATGCAAGTTTAATGACCATTAACGCTACTCCGGACGGGAAATTTTATTTTCAGCCAGTAGAAAATGCAAAAGAGAGATTAGAGCTTTTAGAAAAAATGGGTGAAAAGTACAAAGTTACTTTTGATGATAAACAAAAAGCTTCATTCCAAAAAGTACAGGCTATTGGTGTTCCTATGAGCCAATTGAGAAGCTATTTGGATTTGCCAGAAGATGAGCAGAAAAATTATAAGAGTCCTACCGGGATTCCTATGGATAGTACAAATAAGCAGTTAACTGACTGGGTAGAACAAAGTTTAAGCGTTAATCCTGATTACAAATTAGCAATCAAAGGTGACGTTACAACAGAATATCCTAAAGTGAAAAGTTTATTTGAGGGTTTAAGAGATATTAACTTTCTTAAATTTTGGTTGATTACGGCACAAGAAGGTAAACCTAACGAATAA
- a CDS encoding DUF3276 family protein: MSEYKERHENEIFTKVLKAGRRTYFFDVRETKAGDYYLTITESKKNFGENGEATFEKHKIYLYKEDFKSFQEMFNESTDFIINEKGEDVISEKHDKDFKSKTYTIDSDDEV; this comes from the coding sequence ATGAGTGAATACAAGGAACGCCATGAAAATGAAATTTTCACTAAGGTGTTAAAAGCGGGGAGAAGAACTTATTTCTTTGATGTACGTGAGACTAAAGCAGGAGATTATTATCTTACGATTACCGAAAGCAAAAAGAATTTCGGAGAGAATGGAGAAGCTACATTCGAGAAGCACAAAATTTATCTTTACAAAGAAGATTTTAAAAGTTTTCAGGAGATGTTTAATGAGTCCACAGATTTCATCATTAATGAAAAAGGTGAAGATGTTATTTCAGAAAAACATGATAAAGATTTCAAAAGCAAAACGTATACAATCGATTCTGACGATGAAGTTTAA
- a CDS encoding energy transducer TonB → MADENIYNQNLTLDEIVFENRNKAYGAYDLRHQYPRLLTKSFIIGTGLFLVTALTPFIYMTIKSMNEKAAVEVKSDLVEIIEEEPIIEQPKEEEPPPPPPPVEEEKIEIIQNVVPEPVKAPKIETPPPPISEQLKTTTGAVAQEGVRAPAYTPPPPPPSTGTKASTAEVKPQVSENTVYNEVEQTAEFPGGINAFRRKVSDNFDSSAIEGADGVVKGEVTFVVERDGSITDVKVTGKNSDFNSEAVRTVKSIKNKWTPAKINGQSVRYRYRLPLAMQPPE, encoded by the coding sequence ATGGCAGATGAAAATATTTACAATCAAAATCTTACTTTAGACGAGATTGTATTTGAAAATAGAAATAAAGCATATGGTGCTTACGATCTTAGACATCAGTATCCTAGATTACTGACAAAGTCTTTTATCATCGGTACAGGGTTATTCTTGGTTACTGCTTTAACTCCTTTTATTTATATGACTATTAAGAGTATGAATGAAAAGGCAGCTGTAGAGGTAAAATCTGATTTGGTTGAAATTATCGAAGAAGAACCTATCATTGAACAGCCGAAAGAAGAGGAACCACCTCCACCACCACCGCCAGTAGAAGAGGAAAAGATTGAGATTATTCAGAATGTTGTTCCTGAACCGGTGAAAGCTCCCAAAATTGAGACTCCACCACCGCCAATTTCTGAACAATTAAAAACAACTACTGGAGCAGTGGCTCAAGAAGGAGTTAGAGCTCCAGCTTATACGCCACCACCACCACCACCATCTACAGGTACTAAAGCTTCAACAGCTGAAGTTAAACCTCAGGTAAGTGAAAATACAGTGTATAATGAGGTTGAGCAGACTGCAGAATTTCCTGGTGGAATTAATGCTTTCAGAAGAAAGGTTTCTGATAACTTTGATTCTTCAGCAATAGAAGGTGCAGATGGAGTAGTAAAAGGTGAGGTTACGTTTGTAGTTGAAAGAGATGGTAGTATTACAGACGTTAAAGTGACGGGTAAAAACTCAGACTTTAATTCTGAAGCTGTAAGAACTGTAAAATCTATTAAAAACAAGTGGACTCCTGCAAAAATTAATGGTCAATCTGTACGTTACAGATATAGACTTCCATTAGCAATGCAACCACCAGAATAA
- the leuS gene encoding leucine--tRNA ligase, which translates to MFYDHQQIEKKWQKYWEDNQTYKTSNNTDKPKFYVLDMFPYPSGAGLHVGHPLGYIASDIYARYKRHQGFNVLHPVGYDSFGLPAEQYAIQTGTHPAVTTEQNITRYEEQLRKIGFSFDWSREVRTSDASYYKWTQWIFIELFHSWYNKSTDKAESIETLIKHFEEKGTEGLNANQNDELNFTAEEWKSASEIDKEDILLNYRLAYRAETTVNWCPALGTVLANDEIKDGKSERGGFPVFQKKMMQWSMRISAYSERLLQGLKTLDWPQPLKDSQEYWIGKSQGAQVKFLVDGLELSVDGKDDSNNQPTTNNHIEVFTTRPDTIFGATFMVLAPENPLVENITTAEQKAEVDTYIEETSKKTERDRMSDVKNVSGAFTGSYAINPFSGEKMPIYISDYVLMGYGTGAVMAVPAHDERDHRFAKKFNLEIKKVVETDEDVQKKSFDSKDSVCVNSDFLNGLKYNEAKALIIDAIEKKAIGHGTTNYRQRDAIFSRQRYWGEPVPIYYKDGMPYTLPNSALPLELPEVEKYLPTEDGDPPLGNAKTFAWDEANQKVVDTNLIDDKTVFPLELSTMPGWAGSSWYFLRYMDPNNDEVFANKELSDYWGQVDLYIGGSEHATGHLLYSRFWNMFLKDRGYINNDEPFQKLINQGMILGMSAFAYRIDGTNQYVSKNLAKDYQTQEIHVDISLLKGTSDELDTEAFKSWRPDYANAEFILEDGKYITGREVEKMSKSKYNVVNPDDICNEYGADGLRLYEMFLGPLEQSKPWNTQGLSGVYGFLKKFWNLYFNEDTFEVSEEEPTKAEYKVLHTLIKKVVYDIENFSFNTSVSSFMIAVNELQKLKCNKRNILEPLAVIVSPYAPHICEEVWNLLGNNSSIEFEKFPILNEEYLVEDEIEYPVSVNGKMKFKIALPATLSAKEVEDLVLQNEKMGVLLEGKTPKKIIVVPKKIVNIVI; encoded by the coding sequence TTTATGTTCTCGATATGTTTCCGTATCCATCGGGAGCGGGGCTTCACGTAGGTCATCCGCTTGGGTATATTGCATCAGATATTTACGCGAGATATAAAAGACATCAGGGTTTCAATGTTCTCCACCCGGTTGGATACGATAGTTTTGGGCTTCCTGCTGAGCAGTATGCAATTCAAACAGGTACGCACCCCGCAGTTACTACTGAGCAAAACATTACAAGATACGAAGAACAGTTAAGAAAAATAGGTTTCTCTTTTGACTGGAGTAGGGAAGTGAGAACTTCTGATGCTTCTTATTATAAATGGACCCAATGGATTTTCATTGAGCTATTCCATTCTTGGTATAATAAAAGTACCGACAAGGCTGAATCTATCGAAACTTTAATCAAACATTTTGAAGAAAAAGGAACGGAAGGATTAAATGCCAATCAAAACGACGAATTAAATTTTACAGCAGAAGAATGGAAATCTGCTTCTGAAATTGATAAAGAAGATATCCTTTTAAATTACCGTTTAGCCTACAGAGCGGAAACGACGGTGAACTGGTGTCCAGCCCTTGGAACTGTTTTGGCAAACGACGAAATAAAAGACGGAAAATCTGAAAGAGGAGGCTTCCCTGTTTTCCAAAAGAAAATGATGCAGTGGAGCATGAGAATTTCTGCTTACTCTGAAAGATTATTACAAGGTCTAAAAACTTTAGACTGGCCACAGCCTTTGAAAGATTCTCAAGAATACTGGATTGGAAAATCTCAGGGAGCACAGGTGAAATTTTTAGTTGATGGTTTAGAGTTGTCGGTTGATGGCAAAGATGATTCTAACAACCAACCAACAACCAACAACCACATAGAAGTTTTCACTACACGCCCTGATACTATTTTTGGAGCAACTTTTATGGTTTTGGCGCCGGAGAACCCTTTGGTAGAAAATATTACTACAGCCGAACAAAAAGCTGAAGTAGATACTTATATAGAAGAAACTTCCAAAAAGACCGAAAGAGACAGAATGTCTGATGTGAAAAACGTTTCAGGTGCTTTCACAGGAAGTTATGCAATCAATCCGTTCAGCGGAGAAAAGATGCCAATCTATATTTCAGATTATGTTTTAATGGGTTACGGAACGGGAGCTGTAATGGCTGTTCCTGCGCATGATGAGCGTGACCACAGATTTGCGAAGAAATTTAATCTTGAAATTAAAAAAGTTGTAGAAACAGATGAAGACGTTCAGAAAAAATCTTTCGATTCTAAAGATTCTGTTTGTGTAAATTCTGATTTCTTAAACGGATTAAAATATAATGAAGCTAAAGCATTAATTATTGATGCTATCGAGAAAAAGGCAATCGGTCACGGAACTACGAATTACAGACAGCGTGATGCGATTTTCTCAAGACAAAGATATTGGGGTGAGCCAGTTCCTATCTATTATAAAGATGGAATGCCTTACACGTTACCAAATTCTGCTTTGCCATTAGAACTTCCTGAAGTTGAAAAATATTTACCGACAGAAGACGGAGATCCACCATTAGGAAATGCAAAAACTTTTGCCTGGGACGAAGCGAACCAGAAAGTTGTAGATACCAATTTAATTGACGATAAAACTGTTTTCCCTTTAGAGTTATCTACAATGCCGGGATGGGCAGGAAGCTCTTGGTATTTCCTTAGATATATGGATCCAAATAATGATGAGGTTTTTGCTAATAAAGAATTATCAGATTATTGGGGGCAGGTCGATTTATACATCGGAGGTAGCGAGCATGCGACCGGTCACTTATTGTATTCTCGTTTTTGGAATATGTTCTTAAAAGACAGAGGATATATTAATAATGATGAGCCTTTCCAAAAGTTGATTAACCAAGGGATGATTTTGGGGATGAGTGCTTTTGCATATAGAATTGATGGTACTAATCAATATGTATCTAAAAATTTAGCAAAAGATTATCAAACTCAGGAAATTCACGTTGATATATCTTTATTAAAAGGAACTTCAGATGAATTAGATACTGAAGCATTCAAATCTTGGAGACCAGATTATGCAAATGCGGAATTTATTTTAGAAGATGGAAAATACATCACAGGCCGTGAAGTAGAAAAAATGTCTAAGTCTAAATACAATGTGGTAAACCCTGATGATATCTGTAATGAATATGGAGCAGACGGTTTAAGATTGTATGAAATGTTCTTAGGCCCATTAGAGCAATCTAAACCTTGGAATACTCAAGGATTAAGCGGAGTTTACGGTTTCCTTAAAAAATTCTGGAATCTTTATTTCAATGAAGATACTTTTGAAGTTTCTGAAGAAGAACCTACGAAAGCAGAATATAAAGTTTTACATACCTTAATAAAGAAAGTAGTTTACGATATCGAAAACTTCTCTTTCAACACTTCTGTTTCATCATTTATGATTGCTGTCAACGAATTGCAGAAATTAAAATGCAACAAACGCAATATTTTAGAACCTTTAGCCGTTATAGTTTCCCCTTATGCTCCACATATTTGTGAAGAGGTATGGAATTTGCTTGGAAATAACTCTTCAATTGAATTTGAAAAGTTCCCAATTTTGAACGAAGAATATTTGGTTGAAGATGAAATTGAGTACCCTGTAAGCGTAAATGGGAAGATGAAATTTAAAATTGCTCTTCCTGCAACATTATCTGCTAAAGAGGTGGAAGATTTAGTGCTTCAAAATGAGAAAATGGGAGTTCTCTTAGAGGGTAAAACCCCTAAAAAAATCATCGTAGTGCCAAAAAAAATCGTCAATATCGTAATTTAA
- a CDS encoding PstS family phosphate ABC transporter substrate-binding protein — protein sequence MKISHFFLLAFFAVLIINCSKKAESTVSYNKGEMTILTDESFKSVTEALAEGYMISYPDTKIKVVTKKEDLGFLDLLNYKARIAVMSKVLSPEEVKAYEDKVDMKMVPAKFAADAVVFFVPKNSEKESITMEEITSGLQSDDKNFVFDGTNSSNLNFVAQKLNKLPKDLKFSIIPGSVNVIEELSKYPNKVGVIGLNTISRPYDKEAEKLRGMIKILPVVSGGQSYSPDFSGLREMKYPFTRVLYFLTNEGGFSIANGFIRYSCTHLGQKIVQKEGLQPYNIYPREVQIR from the coding sequence ATGAAGATTAGTCACTTTTTTTTATTAGCTTTCTTCGCAGTTTTGATTATAAACTGTTCAAAAAAAGCAGAGAGTACCGTATCCTATAACAAAGGCGAAATGACAATTTTAACGGATGAGTCTTTTAAAAGTGTTACTGAAGCTTTAGCAGAAGGGTATATGATTAGTTATCCAGACACTAAAATAAAAGTGGTGACTAAAAAAGAAGACTTAGGGTTTCTTGATTTATTAAATTATAAAGCAAGAATTGCAGTGATGTCTAAAGTATTATCTCCTGAAGAGGTGAAAGCCTATGAAGATAAAGTTGATATGAAGATGGTACCTGCAAAATTTGCGGCAGACGCTGTTGTTTTTTTTGTTCCGAAGAATTCTGAAAAAGAAAGCATTACAATGGAAGAAATAACTTCTGGTTTGCAGTCTGATGATAAGAATTTTGTATTTGACGGAACCAATTCTAGTAACCTTAATTTTGTAGCTCAAAAACTAAATAAACTTCCTAAAGATTTAAAATTTTCAATTATTCCGGGAAGTGTAAATGTTATTGAAGAATTGAGTAAATATCCGAATAAAGTAGGAGTGATTGGGCTAAATACTATCAGCAGACCCTATGATAAAGAAGCTGAAAAGCTAAGAGGAATGATCAAAATTCTTCCTGTAGTAAGTGGGGGGCAATCTTATTCTCCTGATTTCAGTGGACTTCGTGAGATGAAGTACCCATTCACCAGAGTTTTGTATTTCCTTACCAATGAAGGTGGTTTTAGTATAGCAAATGGTTTTATAAGATATTCTTGTACCCATTTGGGACAGAAAATTGTTCAGAAAGAAGGTTTACAACCTTATAATATTTATCCGAGAGAAGTACAGATTCGTTAA
- a CDS encoding MotA/TolQ/ExbB proton channel family protein translates to MEMNVSKNDEQVVARKAGGLNPAVILPILLVLGFCVWLFVLGNPGNFKADPKLSGLSAAFTDVDRKDLHPLGFMGMIYMGGIIVPFLVSFMIIVIVFSFERYFVLSKASGAGNVDNFVVKVRSLLNSNKVDEALEECDRQQGSVGNVVKEGLITYKALAHDTTLNKEQKMVALNKAIEEATTLEMPMLEKNMMILSTLGTVATLVALLGTVIGMIGAFFALGASGGTPDAAALSIGISEALINTALGIGTSAVAIILYNFFTSKIDGLTYKIDEIAMSIQQSFAEFH, encoded by the coding sequence ATGGAAATGAATGTTTCAAAAAATGATGAGCAAGTAGTTGCTAGAAAGGCAGGAGGTCTTAATCCAGCTGTAATTCTTCCTATCCTTTTGGTTTTAGGATTTTGTGTTTGGTTATTCGTCTTAGGTAACCCAGGTAATTTTAAGGCTGATCCAAAATTGTCAGGACTTTCAGCTGCCTTTACAGATGTAGACCGTAAAGATTTACATCCACTAGGATTTATGGGGATGATTTATATGGGAGGAATTATTGTACCATTCTTGGTTTCATTCATGATTATTGTAATCGTTTTCTCATTTGAAAGATATTTTGTATTAAGCAAAGCTTCAGGTGCAGGTAACGTAGATAACTTCGTTGTGAAAGTAAGAAGCTTATTAAACAGCAATAAAGTTGACGAAGCTTTAGAAGAGTGCGACAGACAACAAGGTTCTGTAGGGAACGTTGTAAAAGAAGGTCTTATCACTTACAAAGCTTTAGCTCACGATACTACTCTAAACAAAGAGCAGAAAATGGTAGCTCTAAACAAAGCGATTGAAGAGGCTACAACTCTTGAGATGCCAATGTTAGAGAAAAACATGATGATTCTTTCTACTTTAGGTACTGTTGCAACATTAGTAGCACTATTGGGAACAGTAATCGGGATGATTGGAGCGTTCTTCGCTTTAGGTGCTAGTGGTGGTACTCCTGATGCTGCTGCTTTATCAATTGGTATTTCTGAAGCATTGATTAATACAGCTTTAGGTATTGGTACTTCTGCAGTAGCGATTATTCTTTACAACTTCTTTACTTCTAAAATTGACGGATTGACTTATAAGATCGATGAGATCGCTATGAGTATTCAGCAGTCTTTTGCAGAATTTCACTAA
- a CDS encoding tetratricopeptide repeat protein: MKDIMIMNVKKIALGASVVFFTNFAFAQTLQDGINSIDSDKFAAAKTNFTSMIAKEPTAENYFYLGNTFLRQSEPDFVAATENFNKGLAADKKSYLNQIGLAAVKLGKGDKSAIAEIQKVVADSREKDAEVLFRAAEALTLFEKNNAPDLAIQFLNKAIERASRKEVPAYYYYTLGDAYRLKKVPGDAMTAYDNALPLAKNKASVYTRIGTLWMAAQQWQQAKTSIEKAISTDPTYAPAYKALAAYDIKYQENAKATQDLINYTKYADEDPYTQLEIAKLYFTNEDYANSKMTLDKIFDKVDDPIKFKLRAYVNYADGQYAEAKQNMDSFVSKAEKSRVQPADQGLMGLIAAGLAKTETDANKKAALQAESQQKIALAKAAKDETMKWDMELAKINGGGASQASVDAGPTSPEIESFKKLVAANAQDSDALYKLANAYQDAKNWNGAVLTWQKMIGLLPDWAPAYYSQGYAYQQAGNNDAAKISYEKFIATVKPAEVEANKQTLAYAYFAVAYLEKDKDLAKAKDYVAKSLQLDPSYQDAVKLNAEINK; encoded by the coding sequence ATGAAAGATATAATGATTATGAATGTAAAGAAGATTGCTTTAGGAGCATCAGTGGTATTTTTTACCAATTTTGCCTTTGCACAGACGTTGCAGGATGGTATTAACAGCATAGATAGCGATAAATTTGCGGCTGCGAAAACCAATTTTACGTCTATGATTGCAAAAGAACCTACAGCAGAAAATTATTTCTACCTAGGAAATACTTTTTTAAGACAAAGTGAACCAGATTTTGTAGCTGCAACAGAAAACTTCAATAAAGGTTTGGCTGCAGATAAAAAAAGTTACTTAAATCAAATTGGTTTAGCTGCTGTTAAATTGGGGAAAGGAGATAAATCTGCTATCGCAGAGATTCAGAAAGTGGTTGCAGATTCTAGAGAAAAAGATGCAGAGGTATTGTTTAGAGCTGCTGAAGCATTGACTTTGTTTGAAAAAAATAATGCTCCAGATTTAGCAATTCAATTTTTGAATAAAGCTATTGAAAGAGCTTCAAGAAAAGAAGTTCCAGCTTATTATTACTACACCTTAGGAGATGCATACAGGCTAAAGAAAGTTCCTGGAGATGCCATGACAGCATATGACAACGCATTACCATTAGCAAAAAATAAAGCTTCAGTGTATACAAGAATCGGAACTTTATGGATGGCAGCTCAACAGTGGCAACAAGCAAAAACGAGTATCGAGAAAGCAATTTCAACTGACCCTACCTATGCGCCTGCTTACAAAGCTTTAGCTGCTTATGATATCAAATACCAAGAAAATGCAAAAGCAACTCAAGATTTGATTAATTATACAAAGTATGCTGATGAAGATCCTTATACTCAATTAGAGATTGCAAAATTGTACTTTACTAACGAAGATTATGCAAATTCTAAAATGACTTTAGACAAAATCTTTGATAAGGTTGATGATCCTATTAAATTCAAATTGAGAGCATATGTTAATTATGCAGACGGTCAATATGCAGAAGCAAAACAAAACATGGATTCTTTCGTATCTAAAGCTGAAAAATCAAGAGTTCAGCCTGCAGATCAAGGATTAATGGGATTAATCGCCGCTGGTTTGGCTAAAACTGAAACAGATGCGAATAAAAAAGCAGCTTTGCAAGCAGAGTCTCAACAAAAAATTGCTTTAGCGAAAGCGGCTAAAGACGAAACGATGAAATGGGATATGGAACTAGCGAAAATCAATGGAGGAGGAGCTTCTCAGGCTTCTGTTGATGCAGGACCTACAAGCCCTGAAATTGAATCTTTCAAAAAATTAGTTGCAGCAAACGCACAAGATTCTGATGCTTTATATAAATTAGCAAATGCGTACCAAGATGCTAAAAACTGGAACGGAGCTGTTTTAACATGGCAAAAAATGATTGGTTTACTTCCAGATTGGGCACCGGCCTATTACAGCCAGGGTTATGCTTATCAACAAGCGGGAAATAACGATGCTGCAAAAATTTCTTACGAGAAGTTTATTGCAACTGTAAAACCAGCTGAAGTGGAAGCTAACAAGCAAACTCTTGCATATGCTTATTTTGCGGTAGCATATCTTGAAAAAGATAAAGATTTGGCTAAAGCTAAAGACTATGTTGCAAAATCTTTACAGCTAGATCCTTCTTATCAGGATGCTGTAAAATTAAATGCAGAAATCAATAAGTAA